In Natranaerobius thermophilus JW/NM-WN-LF, the genomic stretch GCTTGAAAATATCCCTAATAATCCAAAATTCAACAAATGATGATAAAATCCTTCGACAAATTTTATTAAAAACCATGTTCATAGAAATTAAATAATCCTGACAAAATGGATTCCCAAACATTTTGGTAGCTTATAACAGGTTCTAGAATTTTTTGTATATACAACCAGCGAAAATATTCTGTCGATAACAGTGGAGATGAAAAGATGAAAAAAAATAATAAAGGTAAAATCACAACTAAAACAATTGATTTCTTTAATCTAGACAACATCCACCTCCTATAAGATATCAAAAAAAATTTATTTCTTTCAAATAACCTTTGAGACTTCCTATATTAACATATGTATTTATAATAAAGATTATATTACAATAAATTAAAAAACCGGGGAATTTTTTCCCCGGTTAAGTGTAAGTTCAAATTGTATTTACAGAATTTCATCAAGTGGGGTATATTCTAAATCTAAAGAGTTAGCTACAGGTTTATAAGTTAACTTACCATTGGCAGTATTAACTCCTGGTACCAACATTTCGTCTTCTTCAACAGCCTTTTTCCAACCTTTATTTGCAATTTTAATAGCATAAGGTAGGGTTACGTTGGTCAATGCAATGGTTGAAGTTCTGGGAACTGCACCTGGCATATTAGCTACTGCATAGTGAAGTACTCCATGTTTTTCGTAAACTGGATCATCATGGGTTGTAACTCTATCAATAGTCTCGATGGATCCACCCTGATCGATGGCAACATCAACAACTACAGAGCCTTCAGGCATTTTCTTAATCATGTCTTCTGTAACTAACTTAGGAGCCTTTGCTCCTGGAACTAGAACAGCACCTATTACCAAGTCACTTTCTTTAACACATTCTTCTATGTTTAGGCTATTACTCATTAATGTTCCAAGGCGGTTATAATAGAGGTCGTCTAGATAACGAAGTCTTGCAGGATCGATATCAAGAATTGTTACTTCAGCTCCCATGCCAAGAGCTATTTTAGCAGCATTAGTACCAACTATACCTCCACCAATAACGGTGACTTTTGCAGGTTTGGTTCCTGGTACACCACCCATTAATACGCCTTTACCACCATTAGTCTTTTCTAAAAATCTTGAACCCATTTGAGTTGACATTCTGCCTGCTACTTCACTCATAGGAGTTAATAGAGGTAGGGAGCCATCATGAGCTTCGATGGTTTCATAAGCAATACCAACTACATTTCTCTCAACTAGTTTTTTAGTTAATTCAGGTTCTGCAGCCAAGTGCAAGAATGTGAACATAATTTGGTCTTCTTTCATTAGATCGTACTCTGGAGGTAAAGGTTCTTTTACCTTCATAACCATTTCTGCTCTATCGTAAATATCATTAGCACTTGAAACAATTTCGGCTCCTGCTTCCTTGTAAGCCTCATCATAAAAACCACTACCAGTTCCTGCTTCAGTTTCAATCATAACTTCATGACCTTCTTGAATAAGAGACTGGGCCCCAGCAGGGGTTAAAGCCACCCTGTTTTCATTTGGTTTGATCTCCTTTGGCACACCTATTAACATGTCATTATTCCTCCTTTATATATTAATGTTAAATTATTCACTATATTTATCCCTTAGTAAAAGAATAACACATCTGTACAACTTTGCCAACTAAAATTGAACATACTGTAGTAATATTCTCATAAATGTTGGACTTATATAAGCTTCAATCAGTGAACCGGCTACAAAACCTACTCCTATAATGACAAATAATAAAGTATAATTTATTAATTCAGGAATAATAGAAATAGACTTTTTCCCAAGTTGATTTCTAATTAACAAAATAGAAAATGAAATCCCAGCAACAGAAATAATGAAAAAACAAGGCACAAATAGGACATTATGTGGCAAAATCGAAACTAATGCCAATAAAGCACCCATGAAAGAGGTTTTTTCAATTAAGAAACCAATAGTAAAACCAAAGGCAATACCTCTTAAGAAAACCAAAATCATTATGATGGGTATACCTACCATGGTAATTCCAAGCAACCATAGTATACCTAATAATGTCATGTTATAGCTTAGACTTGATAAAAATACATGATAATATTCTAAAGAATTTTGATTTGACACAAATTGATAAAAGTTGTCCAGATAAGCCTCGAGTTCAGAAGTTTGTTCTTGCGGAATATGATTTACTGTGACAACCCCTGTTGCTGTTCCTGCTAAAAACAATAATAACACGATTAAGAACAAGATAAAGTTATACTTAATATAAAGAGATAGTATCTCTTTAATTGAATTTAACATAAAACTCCCCCTAAACAAGCCATAAAACTCCCTATATTTTATGCAGCTTGTTAAGGGGATATCACCAAAAAGTAGTTAAGCTTTTACTCTCCCATAGTGACCTCCACCACCAGGAGTGAGGGATATATTACCATTACGGATTTGGAAGATTTTTTTTATTATTCTAGCAGAGACTACTTGACCCAATTCAGATTCAGTGCTGTCATGGATAATTTTTATCTCAGGACCCAACTGTCTAATTAATTTTTTATAAGTTTTATTCCCAATGCCCGGTACATCTTCTAGCGGGACCTGATAAGTATAGTTTCCCTGCTTCTTATGGGGGTGCTTATTAGAATCCATATCTTTTCGTCCAGACAATTGAGCAATTCGATCTAACACACCAGTAACTATCCTTGATGAACTACAAAATTGACACTTTGTCACTGGGGGGACTTCAAAGCCATTATTAGTTTCGCACTCTAAACAAAAACTACGATAATATTTCCCTAATTGAGGATGAAGCCCAAAATTTTCAATATTGTTACTGGACCCAGAAAGCTGTTTAATTAAACTTTTAAAGGACAGTTCTTCTAATCGTATTAAATTATATTCTCTGGCTATCTTGTTGAGAGAGTGTGCATCTGAATTTGTAATATATTTTATACCTTTTAGTGAAGGTATTTGATCTGCCAAGTATTTATCTGCGCTTAGACCTAATTCGACAGCAGTTATGTTTATATTTGCCAGGTCAGAATTGCTTGTATTTAATTCATTTAAATTATTTATGCTTGATCCAAGTAAACTTTTAAATGGAGTAAAGGCGTGGGCTGGCATAAAAATCCCGTCTAAACTTTGAACTATTTTTACAAAGCTTTCTAAATCGGATTTAAGGCACTGGGAACTCAATTGGACATTACTGAGATTCTTTGATGCCCAGTTAGAAAAGTTTTTAAGTGCTGTAAGATCAGGAAAATAAGCTAAGAAATGAGATCTACCTGCACCTACTGGAATCTCTACTTCACAGCCAAGAATTAATAACATACCATTACGATATAATAACCCTCCATCATCGAGTTCCCATAGCTCTCCCTTTGATATTAATTTCTCTAATTCAGAAATAACAGGAGGCGAGGCACAATCCACTATTCCAACGATATCTAATCCTTTGACATTATATGAATAATCTAAAATATTATATACAGTCATTTTATTGGATGCAGTTATTTTAACTGGTAAGCCTTTAGCTTGTCCTACATGTATATGTAGATCCGTAAAGTACTTCGTCATCTATAAATCACCGTCCATAATTTATTGGTAAAATTTGAGATAAAATAAAACTGAAATTATTGTCTTGGCATCTTTAATATCGCCAGATGAAATTTTATCTATTAAATTATTTAAATTTATTTTTTCAGTATATAACACTTCATCTTCATCCTGAAGAGCCGGGTCTTCATAAAGCCCAGTTGCCACATATAGATATACTTCTTCATCCAAATACCCTGGACTGGGACTGAAAGTCGTTAAATATTGCAAATTTCTTGCAGACATTTTCAATTCTTCTCGCAACTCTCTGGCAGCACAATCTTCAGGTGCTTCACCATTCTCTAAAACACCAGCGGGAATTTCCCAAGTTTGCCTTTCCAAAGCTTTCCGGAATTGCTTAATTAAATATACATCATTACCGCCTGTTAAAGGTAAAATAGCAGCTGCTCCTGAATGACGAACTATTTCCCTAACACCTTGTTTCCCATCTCCTAAATCCACATTATGTTTTTCTAAAGAAACTATTTTACCATTATAGATAGAGTTTTTTTGGATAGTACGTTCTTGCAAAGGTAATCACTCCATAACAATTTTTTTTGCAGTTACCCAGATTGTTTCAAAAAATTTAGGCTCATCATTAATTTTACGACCCATGGTTTCCATTTGCAATCCGGAATTTTTAAATATACCATGACACTCTTTTCCATTAATCCATGAAATTGTATGCCGAGCTGCTATTTCTTGATCTTTGGTTAACTGATCTAAGAGAAGACCTTCATATTTAGTTCCCATTGTCGGAAAAGTTAAATTTATATTATAGGCGTGACTTAATATAGTTAAGGTATGATGAGATAAACCCTGATGTCTGACCCGATTATCTTGAAAGTTAACTCGCGGAATTAAATATTTTCGTCCAGATAATTTATCAATAGCATATAATGAAAATAGCTGTTCAATACCACTAAATCCGTATTTTGTGCCTGTACCTACTATGCCTGGCCCCATCAATATCACAACTATATCGACTTTTAAAATTGAATAGGCTGTAATTAGAGCTGAAAACAAATTAACTGTTTCTATTTCACCGCCAAAGGCATTTCCCGTTGTAATAGTATGGTCTAGTAAGCCTTCTGCTTTTAATTTGGTAACAGCCTTGGAAAATTGCATGGGGAGCGCTCCAGCATCAGTCATTATATATGCTATTTTCCACTGAGGTCTTAATTTTTTTATTGCTACGGTAAAAGGCATTAACATGCTATGAAGTTCGCCTACTGCTACTGGTGTGCCGTTTAAATCATTAAAATTGCGTTCTTTAATTTTATATTCCTGGGTTTCTTCAATGGTTTGTACCCCAAATTGTAAAGGAGTGTAACGAAGTTTCATAATATGGCCTTTATCAAAATGGTTGATTGAAGGAAAAGATAGATTAGAAATCACATAATCTAACCCACCAGTTCCAAGGGCAAGTTCTTGAGCAGTCCTGTTTATTAAGACAATGTCTCCTATCCTGGCAGGTGTACAAAAAGATTTATATAATTTGGCTCTAGTTAAAAAATAATGGTAGTGATTGTTCAAATTATTGTTAGTTTGATTAACATTGCTATAATAGTTTACAGATATTTGTAGGTCTTGACTATCAGGGTTTTCATTTAATATTTTCAAAACTTTACCTTGATATACCGACAAATTAACCAAAATTTTCACTCCATTATGATATATAAAGTAGAGCCTGTTGCTACAGGCTCTACTTTATATTATGAGACAAATATAAATTTATTTGTTTTATTTAACCATTTCTGCGCCTTTTCTCAATGCCTTTTCATTTACAGGTATTAAATTGTGGCGCTTTTCCGGTAGAACTTTTTTTAGTGATTCTAATACAGAATCAATTGATACTGCATGTGTTTTTTCAATAAAAGCACCTAACATAACCATGTTAGCTATCCTGGATTCTCCTAATTCATTAGCGATTTCATTGGCAGGTATAGGATATATATCCACATCATCAATACTTTCTACTTCTTCTTCAATTAAGGAACTGTTATATAGGAGTACTCCTCCAGCCTTGATACTATCTTTGAATTTTACAAGAGATGGATAATTCATTGCAATTAATGTGTCAGGATTGGAAACTATAGGTGAACCCACCTGTTCTTCATCTGTAATCACAACAGTGCAGTTAGCAGTTCCACCTCTCATTTCTGGTCCATAGGAAGGCATCCAAGCTACACCTTTTGACTCAAGCATCCCTGCGTAGGTGAGCAGCTGCCCCATACTCATAACACCTTGTCCGCCGAAACCAGCCATAATGACTTCTTGCATCTTACTCCACCTCCTTGGGGGTTTTTACATCCCCGAGAGGATAGTTGGGTACCATATTATCATTTATCCATTGAATAGATTCTTTTGGACTCATACCCCAATTGGTTGGGCAGTTTGATAGAATTTCGATCATGCTGAAACCTTGTTTGTTCATTTGGATTTCAAAAGCTTTCTTAATTGCTTTTTTGGTCTTCTGTACACCACCCACATTATGAACAGTTTGACGTGTAATATAACTAGCTCCATCCAAAGTAGCCAGCATTTCGGACGTTTGAATGGGGAATCCTGCAATGTTTAGGTCTCGCCCAGCTTGTGAAGTGGTAGTTTTTTGCCCCTCCAAGGTGGTAGGAGCCATTTGTCCTCCAGTCATTCCGTAAATTGCATTATTGACAAATATTACACTGATATTTTCACCACGGGCCGCAGCATGTACAATTTCTGCAGTACCAATAGAAGCCAAGTCACCGTCACCTTGATAAGTGAACACTAAGCTTTCAGGATGTACTCTTTTAATGCCGGTGGCCACTGCAGGAGCTCGCCCATGGGCAGCTTGCTGCATATCACAATTAAAGTAATTATAAGCTAAAACTGCACATCCAACAGGAGCAACACCTACAGCGCTTTCTCTTTCTCCTAATTCATCCATGGATTCCGCAACCAATCTGTGAATTATTCCATGAGTACAACCAGGGCAATAGTGCATTTGATTATCAGTTAAGGCTTCAGGTTTTTTAAATACTTGTTTAGCCATTACTGGTCACCTCCTAGCAGCCGCTCTATTTCTTTTGCTATTTCTGAAGGTGTAGGCACTACACCGCCAGTTCGGCCATAAAATTTGACAGGAGCGGCTCCGTTTACGGCCAGTTTAACGTCTTCTACCATTTGACCTAAATTCATTTCAACTGTAATATATTCTTTTGCATTACCAGCAACTTTTTCAAAGGCTTCGAAGGGGAATGGCCAGATACTGATTGGTCTAATTAGTCCAATATTGTATCCTTTTTCGCGAAGTTGATTAATAGCATTTTTGCAGGCCCTTGATGTAGTACCGTACGCTACTACAAAGTATTCCGCATCTTCATGTAAGATTTCGTATCTAGTTTCATTTGCTTGAATTTGATCGTATTTTTCCTTTAATTTTAGATTGTGGTCTTCTAATTTTTCGGCTTGTAAAGCTAGAGAATTTATAATATTAGATGAAGTTCTATCTCCCATACCTGTTGTGGCCCATTCTTTTTCTGGCAATTGTTCAACAGGGTCTTTACTTAATTCGACTGGTTCCATCATCTGCCCTAAAATTCCATCACCAAAAATCATGGCAGGGTTTCTATATTTATCTGCCACTTCGAAGGCATCCATAGTTAAATCGACAAGTTCCTGTACTGAAGCTGGTGCGTAAGTGATCACAAAGTAATCCCCATGTCCTCCCGCTTTAGTGGATTGAAAATAATCTGATTGAGCAGGCTGAATACTTCCTAGACCGGGTCCTCCTCTAACGATGTTTGCAATCACACAAGGAACTTCTGCACCCGCGATATAAGAAATACCTTCTTGTTTTAAGCTGATACCGGGACTAGAAGAACTTGTCATTACCCGGGCACCAGCCCCTGCAGCACCATAAACCATATTAATGGCACTTACTTCACTTTCAGCTTGAATAAAAGTTCCATCAACTTCTAGTAACCGCCGAGACATATATTCGGGCAACTCGTTTTGTGGGGTGATAGGATATCCAAAGAAAAATCTACACCCGGCCCTAATAGCGGCTTCTCCAATAGCTTCGTTTCCTTTCATTAATGTCTTTTCCATATTCATTAAACCCTCCTCCCTTACAACTTATTCTTTCTCTGTTTCATCAAAGACTTCAATTACTAAGTCCGGGCACATACGAGCACACATTGCACATGCAATGCATTTGTCCATATCATCCACTGTAGCAGGATGATAACCTTTACTATTAATTTTATCAGACAATTTTACTATTTTTTGTGGACAAGCTTCCACACAAAGCTCACAACCTTTGCATCTCTCTTCCTTAAAAGTTACCCTACCTTTTTTCTTGGCCACTTGGTACCCTCCTTTCAAGTTTATAAATCATTTACTATAATTTAGGGCTAAAATTATTCCCACGGTGTTGTTAAATAATTTTTTATCGGCATTAAATTCTCTATTTGATTGTTCTCTATTTCATTGTTTTTTTCCTTAAACTTAGTAATTAGCTGTTCTGGTACAGTAGTATAAATTAGTGGTACCCCAAAATACTGGGAAACTTGTTGGCTAAATTTGTATCCTTTAATTATATCTTCTTCTGTGGTGTCATTTTTCATGTGAGTGTTATTAATAATACCAGTAATTTTCAGCCTAGAACTTTTTTGAATATTTTTCGCTAAGTCTATGGTTTTATCGTAATTAGAAGTTTGGATTCTATTAGCATTTAGTACAAGCCACATTTCATAGTTTTCTTCTGAAATGAAATTTTTAAAACTACCCATGGGGATAGATCCGTCAGGGTCACCACCTAAGTCCACAATAATTTTCCCCTCAGGTTGAGAGAGAGCCCCTCTCACCTGAGGAGTGATCACAGGAAAGTCAGCTTGTTGTAACTCTTTTCTAGGGATAATTGGATTTATCCCTTGCTCTTCTAGAACAGTCTGGACTTCCCTAGATCTAAAATATGGATTAATTATATCTAAGTCAATAAGACTCACCTGTTCTCCTTGAGATTGCAACCACATACTATAATTAATAGCATTTTCTGTTTTACCGCTTCCGAAATGTCCGGCAAATACAATAATGTCTGTTTCAGGAATTTTGGGATATTTTGTCATAAGATCACCAATACTTTCATAATTAAGAGTAATCTTTCGGAGTTTCTTCATTTCTTAAGACTCTTAAGCCACCTTCGGCCAAGGATTGCATCTCATCTTCTCCAGGAAAGACTAGAATTTCACCCAAGAATTTAATATATTCCTTCATTCTAGAAACTAGATATTCATCATGAGCTAATCCACCAGTTAATACAATAGCATCTAATTCACCTTTTAATACAACAGCACAGGAACCTATCTCTTTAGCTATTTGATAGATCATGGCTTCATATACTTTTTCAGCTTTCTCATCGCCTGATTGTATCATCTCTTGAACTTTTTTACCATCATTGGTATCTAAATAAGATACTAGTCCACCGTTACCAACCAACTGTCGTTTTAATTCTTTCCAGGTTAAATTGTGCTCATCTATATATCGTACTAAATCACCATTAGGGAGTCCACCACTTCGTTCTGGTGAAAAGGGTCCTTCTCCATCGAGGGCATTATTAACATCGATGACATCACCGCAATTATGCGCCCCCACGGAGATACCTCCACCTAAATGAACTACTACTAAATTAGCTTCTTCATATTTTTTACCTAGTTGAGCTGCTGCTTTTCTGGCAACTGCTTTGTGATTTAATGCATGGAAAATGCTTTTTCTTTCAATTGGCTCAAACCCTGATATACGTGCAATATCCTGTAATTCATCAACTACCACTGGATCAACAATATAGGCTGGAATATCAAGTTGATTAGATATTTCTTTAGCTATAATACCTCCCAAATTGGAAGCGTGCTCTCCTTGATAACCCTGTCTTAGATGTTCGACCATCAAATCATTCACTTTGAATGTACCACCAGAGATAGGCTTTAACAGCCCACCTCTGGCGACAACTGCATCTAGTTTATTAAAGTTCATGCCCTGTTCATCTAGAAAGTTCAGAATACTATCTTTTCTAAAGTCATATTGGTCTATAATGTCTTGAAACTTATTTAATTCCTCTGGTGAATGTTCGAGTTTCTTTTCAATTAATGGGCTTTCACCTTCATAGACAGCTATTTTTGTGGAGGTGGATCCAGGATTTATTACTAACAAGCGATGTTCTTGTTTCATATTGCAACCCTCCAAATGATTAGTAATTTATTTATTAATATAACTAGTTTTTACATGCTTAATCGCTTCGATTCGTTCTTCTGCCATTCTGTTGGCAGCTTCATGAGATGTGATATCATCTCTATTTGCTATATTAAAGATTTTCTTAATATTGTCATATATAGTAGAGATTTTTCTATATGCTCTTTCCTCATCATATCCAGTTAATTCGAAGGAGACATTAATAACTCCACCGGCATTAATTACATAATCAGGAGCATAAACTATCCCTCGTTTTTTCAATTCTTCAGCATGGCGTTTCTCATCTTCTAGCTGATTATTAGCAGCTCCAGCCACCGCTTTTACTTTTAATTTTGGAATAGTTTCATCGTTTAAGATAGCACCTAATGCACAAGGGGCAAAAATATCAGCTTCTTGTTCATAGATTTCATCAGTTTCCACAGCAGTGGCACCAAAGTCTGAAACTAACTTGTCTACAGCCTCTTTATCTATATCAGTGACAATTAATTTTGCTCCATCTTTATGAAGTAGCTCACTTAAGTAATATCCTACACTACCTGCACCCTGTATAGCAATAGTTTTTCCATTTAGATCTGCACTTCCCCAAATTTCATCAGCAACAGCTTTTATACCTGAATAAACTCCATAAGCAGTAGCAGGTGAAGGGTTGCCACTCTTACCTGGTAGTCCAACAGCAAAATCAGTTTCAGTATTAACAATTTCCAAGTCTGTTTCTCTAACACCCACATCTTCAGCAGTTATATATCGTCCGTTTAATGATTGAACAAATCTACCAAAAGCTCTCCACATTTCTTCCGATTTGTCTTTTTTAGGATCACCAATAATAACACCTTTTCCTCCACCAAGGTTCAATCCAGCTGCAGCTGATTTGTAAGTCATACCTCTTGCTAGTCTTAGCACGTCTTCAATAGCTTCTTCTTCATTGTCATAGGTCCACATTCTAGTGCCGCCAAGGGCTGGTCCAAGTGTGGTATCATGGATAGCAATAATTCCTTTAAGACCAGTCTTTTCGTCCTGACAAAATACCAGTTGTTCATAATCTGAAGCTTTCATTGTCTCTAAAATCTTCATAAAAACTACCTCCTTGATTAATAATTTTAGTAAAAATTTACTTCCTATTACTTTCTATTAGCCATCATCATACACGCGGCAGCAATAGAATAAACTTTGGCTTCATGTGGGTCGGCTCTAGAAGTGAGAATTACTGGTGTTTTTGCTCCCGCGATTATCCCAGCAATTTGACCTTTTGCCAAATGAGTCAAGGACTTATAAAGAATGTTACCAGCTTCAATATCAGGAACAAGTAAAATATCGGCATCTCCGGCAACAGGACTATCAATCTTTTTCTGAGCTGCAGCTTCTTTAGAAATCGCATTATCAAGGGCCAAAGGACCATCAACATGGGCATTTTTGATTTGCCCTCTATCAGCCATTTTAGAAAGCAAAGCTGCTTCTTTAGTAGCTTCCATATCAGGGTTCACAACTTCAACTGCTGCTAAAGGAGCTACTTTAGGTTTTTCAATATTCATATCATTGGCAATGTCTACTGAATTTTGAACAATATTGACCTTTTGATCTAAATCAGGGGCAATGTTCATGGCAGCATCAGTTAAAAACAATAATTTATCATATTCCGGTACATCTAAAATAGCGATATGACTTAGGATATTACCAGTCCGCAACCCATTTTCTTTATCGAGAACTGCTTTTAATAAATCTCTTGTTTGTACATGACCTTTCATAACAGTATCAGCTTCACCTTGATTGACTAATTTAACCGCCATTTGAGAAGCTTTAGCAGGTTCAGACTCATTGATTATTTTGTAACTACTCACATCAAAGTTTAGCTCGTCTGCTATTTCTTTGATTTTTTTCTCATCACCAACTAGGATTGGTTCACAAATTTCATTTTCAGCTGCTTCTTTCAAAGCTATGAGAACTTCTTTATCTTCGGCAGCTGCTACACTAACTTTTTGAGTTGTATACTCTTTAGCTTTATTAAAAACTTCATCCAGATTTTTAACCAATTCTTATTCCTCCTTTCAAATTACTGCTTTTTGTTTTCACAAAAATAATACAATTTCTATTATTTATATTAATGCAAATATCATGCCAAAAAAATAACTGCCAAATCACCCTATAAAAAGGAGTTTGGCAATTAGGTTAACTGCAATTTGTTGCAGTTTTTTTGCAAAATATTACATGCAATACCTTTCAGTTATTTTTCATATTTCTAGATTTTATTGATTGATTTGATATTTTTCTAATTTATAATACAAAGTTCTCAAACCTATCCCCAATTGTTTGGCAGCTTGTTCTCTATTGCCATTATAGTCTTCTAATGTTTGTTTAATTACCTGCTTTTCCGTTTCTGTTAGGATGTCTTTTAAACTCATCTGATTATCATTACTTAAAAGTTCCATTCCTGGAGCAATTAATGGGGCCTGATTTTTTTCCGCAAGAGTGTGAATTGGAGGTAAGTGTTTGGGTTTGATTTCAAACTCTTTCATATTCATATTAATCATTGCTCTACCAATAAAATTTTCTAGTTCCCGAACATTTCCTGGCCAGTGATAACTTTCTAAAATTTTCAAAGCTTCGTTAGAAACTTCTTTAACATTTCTGCCATATTCTTGATTAAATTTTTTAATTAAATGTTGGGCCAATAATGGAATGTCTTCAGTGCGTTCCTGTAATGGGGGGATTCGGATTGGTATAACATTTAATCTATAGTACAAATCTCTTCTAAAATCCCCTTCATTTACAGCCTTTTCTAATTCTCTGTTAGTAGCAGCAATTACTCGACAGTTTATAGAAATCGGTCTTTCTCCACCAACTCTCACAATTTCCCATTCTTGCAAAACTCTTAATAATTTAGTTTGTAAATTTAAAG encodes the following:
- the ald gene encoding alanine dehydrogenase → MLIGVPKEIKPNENRVALTPAGAQSLIQEGHEVMIETEAGTGSGFYDEAYKEAGAEIVSSANDIYDRAEMVMKVKEPLPPEYDLMKEDQIMFTFLHLAAEPELTKKLVERNVVGIAYETIEAHDGSLPLLTPMSEVAGRMSTQMGSRFLEKTNGGKGVLMGGVPGTKPAKVTVIGGGIVGTNAAKIALGMGAEVTILDIDPARLRYLDDLYYNRLGTLMSNSLNIEECVKESDLVIGAVLVPGAKAPKLVTEDMIKKMPEGSVVVDVAIDQGGSIETIDRVTTHDDPVYEKHGVLHYAVANMPGAVPRTSTIALTNVTLPYAIKIANKGWKKAVEEDEMLVPGVNTANGKLTYKPVANSLDLEYTPLDEIL
- the spoIIM gene encoding stage II sporulation protein M, whose translation is MLNSIKEILSLYIKYNFILFLIVLLLFLAGTATGVVTVNHIPQEQTSELEAYLDNFYQFVSNQNSLEYYHVFLSSLSYNMTLLGILWLLGITMVGIPIIMILVFLRGIAFGFTIGFLIEKTSFMGALLALVSILPHNVLFVPCFFIISVAGISFSILLIRNQLGKKSISIIPELINYTLLFVIIGVGFVAGSLIEAYISPTFMRILLQYVQF
- a CDS encoding endonuclease Q family protein, which translates into the protein MTKYFTDLHIHVGQAKGLPVKITASNKMTVYNILDYSYNVKGLDIVGIVDCASPPVISELEKLISKGELWELDDGGLLYRNGMLLILGCEVEIPVGAGRSHFLAYFPDLTALKNFSNWASKNLSNVQLSSQCLKSDLESFVKIVQSLDGIFMPAHAFTPFKSLLGSSINNLNELNTSNSDLANINITAVELGLSADKYLADQIPSLKGIKYITNSDAHSLNKIAREYNLIRLEELSFKSLIKQLSGSSNNIENFGLHPQLGKYYRSFCLECETNNGFEVPPVTKCQFCSSSRIVTGVLDRIAQLSGRKDMDSNKHPHKKQGNYTYQVPLEDVPGIGNKTYKKLIRQLGPEIKIIHDSTESELGQVVSARIIKKIFQIRNGNISLTPGGGGHYGRVKA
- a CDS encoding NUDIX hydrolase, which produces MQERTIQKNSIYNGKIVSLEKHNVDLGDGKQGVREIVRHSGAAAILPLTGGNDVYLIKQFRKALERQTWEIPAGVLENGEAPEDCAARELREELKMSARNLQYLTTFSPSPGYLDEEVYLYVATGLYEDPALQDEDEVLYTEKINLNNLIDKISSGDIKDAKTIISVLFYLKFYQ
- a CDS encoding DUF3866 family protein, whose translation is MVNLSVYQGKVLKILNENPDSQDLQISVNYYSNVNQTNNNLNNHYHYFLTRAKLYKSFCTPARIGDIVLINRTAQELALGTGGLDYVISNLSFPSINHFDKGHIMKLRYTPLQFGVQTIEETQEYKIKERNFNDLNGTPVAVGELHSMLMPFTVAIKKLRPQWKIAYIMTDAGALPMQFSKAVTKLKAEGLLDHTITTGNAFGGEIETVNLFSALITAYSILKVDIVVILMGPGIVGTGTKYGFSGIEQLFSLYAIDKLSGRKYLIPRVNFQDNRVRHQGLSHHTLTILSHAYNINLTFPTMGTKYEGLLLDQLTKDQEIAARHTISWINGKECHGIFKNSGLQMETMGRKINDEPKFFETIWVTAKKIVME
- a CDS encoding 2-oxoacid:acceptor oxidoreductase family protein codes for the protein MQEVIMAGFGGQGVMSMGQLLTYAGMLESKGVAWMPSYGPEMRGGTANCTVVITDEEQVGSPIVSNPDTLIAMNYPSLVKFKDSIKAGGVLLYNSSLIEEEVESIDDVDIYPIPANEIANELGESRIANMVMLGAFIEKTHAVSIDSVLESLKKVLPEKRHNLIPVNEKALRKGAEMVK
- a CDS encoding thiamine pyrophosphate-dependent enzyme codes for the protein MAKQVFKKPEALTDNQMHYCPGCTHGIIHRLVAESMDELGERESAVGVAPVGCAVLAYNYFNCDMQQAAHGRAPAVATGIKRVHPESLVFTYQGDGDLASIGTAEIVHAAARGENISVIFVNNAIYGMTGGQMAPTTLEGQKTTTSQAGRDLNIAGFPIQTSEMLATLDGASYITRQTVHNVGGVQKTKKAIKKAFEIQMNKQGFSMIEILSNCPTNWGMSPKESIQWINDNMVPNYPLGDVKTPKEVE
- a CDS encoding 3-methyl-2-oxobutanoate dehydrogenase subunit VorB — protein: MEKTLMKGNEAIGEAAIRAGCRFFFGYPITPQNELPEYMSRRLLEVDGTFIQAESEVSAINMVYGAAGAGARVMTSSSSPGISLKQEGISYIAGAEVPCVIANIVRGGPGLGSIQPAQSDYFQSTKAGGHGDYFVITYAPASVQELVDLTMDAFEVADKYRNPAMIFGDGILGQMMEPVELSKDPVEQLPEKEWATTGMGDRTSSNIINSLALQAEKLEDHNLKLKEKYDQIQANETRYEILHEDAEYFVVAYGTTSRACKNAINQLREKGYNIGLIRPISIWPFPFEAFEKVAGNAKEYITVEMNLGQMVEDVKLAVNGAAPVKFYGRTGGVVPTPSEIAKEIERLLGGDQ
- a CDS encoding 4Fe-4S dicluster domain-containing protein; translation: MAKKKGRVTFKEERCKGCELCVEACPQKIVKLSDKINSKGYHPATVDDMDKCIACAMCARMCPDLVIEVFDETEKE
- the buk gene encoding butyrate kinase; protein product: MKQEHRLLVINPGSTSTKIAVYEGESPLIEKKLEHSPEELNKFQDIIDQYDFRKDSILNFLDEQGMNFNKLDAVVARGGLLKPISGGTFKVNDLMVEHLRQGYQGEHASNLGGIIAKEISNQLDIPAYIVDPVVVDELQDIARISGFEPIERKSIFHALNHKAVARKAAAQLGKKYEEANLVVVHLGGGISVGAHNCGDVIDVNNALDGEGPFSPERSGGLPNGDLVRYIDEHNLTWKELKRQLVGNGGLVSYLDTNDGKKVQEMIQSGDEKAEKVYEAMIYQIAKEIGSCAVVLKGELDAIVLTGGLAHDEYLVSRMKEYIKFLGEILVFPGEDEMQSLAEGGLRVLRNEETPKDYS